A window from Akkermansia muciniphila encodes these proteins:
- a CDS encoding YlbF family regulator: MNTPVLNDNLRTATEALCNMLAKEDQVVAAKAKIGLFFQNPEATKLFEEVNAYGEELRNKHLAGMPPTEEEIAKFDSLRENVIKNDAARGFLEARQTIDELLNTINQYLGMSIDLGHAPTPEEIEEARQRAMSSESSCSCGGSCDKDSCDCDGNCDHDHDHKDGGCGCGHH; this comes from the coding sequence ATGAATACCCCCGTTCTCAATGACAACCTGCGCACTGCCACGGAAGCCCTTTGCAACATGCTTGCCAAGGAAGACCAGGTTGTGGCCGCCAAGGCAAAAATCGGCCTCTTTTTCCAGAACCCGGAGGCAACCAAGCTTTTTGAAGAAGTGAACGCCTACGGTGAAGAACTGCGCAACAAGCACCTGGCCGGCATGCCGCCCACGGAAGAAGAAATTGCCAAGTTTGATTCCCTGCGTGAAAATGTGATCAAGAACGACGCAGCACGCGGCTTCCTGGAAGCGCGCCAGACCATCGACGAACTCCTGAATACCATCAACCAGTACCTGGGCATGTCCATTGATCTCGGCCACGCCCCCACTCCGGAAGAAATTGAAGAAGCCCGCCAGCGCGCGATGAGCTCCGAATCTTCCTGCTCCTGCGGCGGCAGCTGCGACAAGGATAGCTGCGACTGCGACGGCAATTGCGATCATGACCACGATCACAAGGACGGCGGCTGCGGTTGCGGCCACCACTAA
- the dusB gene encoding tRNA dihydrouridine synthase DusB: MTFSSRTTSLPFFKTDFPLFLAPMAGVTDPIFRTICKELGADVMVTEFVSAEGILQAWERNRRYTKIEDAHRPIGIQLFGADGEHMGEAARIILDHEKPDFIDINFGCPVPKVVGKNGGSSLLKDLPLLASVAAGVVKAVGDRIPVTAKIRIGWDFQNLCAMDACHLLEEEGISMVTIHGRTRSQQYSGTANWDIIDECARAISVPVIGNGDISTPQGVAYVKENTAVSGVMIGRAAMENPWIFGDSRYYLLHGAMPPARDPQEKTALILRHTRMALDSGHYGDELHTMRHMRSRILAYTKGFPGAKEMRARLVRVSSMAELEDLLSAMPRQRS, translated from the coding sequence ATGACTTTTTCCAGCCGCACAACTTCCCTTCCGTTTTTTAAGACGGATTTCCCCTTGTTCCTGGCCCCGATGGCCGGGGTGACGGACCCTATTTTCCGCACTATTTGCAAGGAACTGGGGGCTGATGTGATGGTCACGGAGTTTGTCTCTGCGGAAGGCATTCTCCAGGCATGGGAAAGAAACCGCCGGTACACGAAGATAGAGGACGCCCACCGCCCCATAGGCATTCAGCTTTTCGGCGCGGACGGAGAGCACATGGGAGAAGCCGCCCGGATCATTCTGGACCATGAGAAGCCGGATTTCATTGACATCAATTTCGGCTGCCCGGTTCCCAAGGTAGTGGGCAAGAATGGAGGTTCCTCCCTGCTGAAAGACCTGCCCCTGCTGGCCTCTGTGGCTGCGGGGGTGGTAAAAGCGGTAGGAGACCGCATTCCCGTCACAGCCAAAATACGCATTGGCTGGGATTTCCAGAATTTGTGCGCCATGGACGCATGCCACCTGCTGGAGGAGGAGGGCATTTCCATGGTGACCATCCATGGGCGCACCCGCTCCCAGCAATATTCCGGTACAGCCAACTGGGACATTATTGACGAATGCGCGCGGGCCATCTCCGTTCCCGTTATCGGGAACGGAGATATTTCCACCCCGCAGGGGGTGGCCTATGTGAAGGAAAACACAGCCGTGAGCGGCGTGATGATCGGCCGGGCGGCCATGGAGAACCCATGGATTTTCGGAGACTCCAGGTATTACCTGCTGCACGGAGCCATGCCCCCGGCCAGGGACCCGCAGGAGAAAACGGCCCTGATCCTGCGCCATACCCGCATGGCCCTGGATTCCGGCCATTACGGGGATGAACTGCATACCATGCGCCACATGAGGTCACGCATCCTGGCTTATACCAAGGGCTTTCCCGGCGCCAAGGAAATGCGCGCGCGCCTGGTGCGCGTCTCCAGCATGGCGGAACTGGAGGACCTGCTCTCCGCCATGCCGCGCCAGCGGTCCTGA
- a CDS encoding glycosyltransferase family 39 protein yields the protein MFGRGLLHGLLPYVEMADSKGPLLVWIYYAAAWIDGHSFAGIFLIQCVTLFTTLLLACRTARFYLSRRGSLLASMLLCLFLFDSFPFQRGGGVEELCWPGMAAVVYGLVRYFRMRDRRSLLFLFGVAGVFAGAAFMMKFSIAFPVCALTGVLCLWLWWNGRRKEAAAALGMTAAGFLAVVVPCSAWLVSHGVWKEAMNEYLLCSVRYGTVAQETTWWAKLLRPAPVRCLSDVLMWAAIIWALAIAGWRQLKTQKAFLFTALLYIFFKVEMFSVYNYYYNSILSPMMIWVAIFFVAQAERRFSLRMPRMAAATLAIVCLTGAGVAAGLTGAVRKGDFVWNGRELHSPAVRERLASFSGASVLYLGWLDRGFGITWDWKPCGRYWFLQNFPSEEMVREQYDYIEQGIPDIIHTSSRDDESFLRQHGYKPLMPELDGGFWCRVSHAENESSPEE from the coding sequence ATGTTCGGACGCGGGCTTCTCCACGGTCTTCTCCCCTATGTGGAAATGGCGGACAGCAAGGGCCCTCTGCTGGTTTGGATCTATTATGCCGCCGCCTGGATTGACGGACACTCTTTTGCCGGAATATTCCTCATCCAGTGCGTGACCCTTTTTACTACGCTTTTACTGGCTTGCAGGACGGCGCGTTTTTATCTGTCACGGCGCGGCAGCCTGCTGGCTTCCATGCTGTTGTGCCTGTTTCTGTTTGATTCATTCCCCTTCCAGCGCGGGGGCGGGGTGGAGGAATTGTGCTGGCCGGGGATGGCCGCCGTGGTTTACGGGCTGGTGCGGTATTTCCGGATGCGGGACAGGCGCAGCCTGCTGTTTCTGTTCGGTGTGGCCGGGGTATTTGCCGGGGCCGCCTTCATGATGAAATTTTCCATAGCCTTTCCCGTGTGCGCCTTAACCGGGGTCTTGTGCCTGTGGCTGTGGTGGAACGGGCGGAGAAAAGAGGCCGCGGCGGCTCTGGGGATGACGGCAGCGGGGTTCCTGGCCGTGGTGGTTCCCTGTTCGGCTTGGCTGGTATCGCACGGCGTTTGGAAAGAAGCGATGAATGAGTACCTGCTGTGCTCCGTGCGTTATGGAACGGTGGCCCAGGAGACCACGTGGTGGGCCAAACTACTAAGGCCGGCTCCGGTCCGCTGCCTGTCCGACGTACTGATGTGGGCAGCCATCATCTGGGCTCTGGCGATAGCGGGCTGGCGTCAATTAAAAACGCAAAAGGCGTTCCTGTTCACGGCCCTGCTGTATATCTTCTTTAAGGTGGAGATGTTCAGCGTGTACAATTACTATTATAATTCCATCCTTTCACCCATGATGATCTGGGTGGCTATCTTCTTTGTAGCTCAGGCGGAACGGCGCTTTTCCCTGCGCATGCCGCGGATGGCGGCCGCAACGCTGGCAATCGTCTGCCTCACGGGGGCCGGAGTGGCTGCCGGGCTGACGGGCGCCGTCCGGAAAGGAGACTTTGTCTGGAACGGCAGGGAACTGCATTCCCCCGCCGTCCGGGAACGGCTGGCCTCTTTTTCCGGAGCCTCCGTCCTGTATCTGGGCTGGCTGGACAGGGGCTTCGGCATTACCTGGGACTGGAAGCCGTGCGGAAGATACTGGTTCCTTCAAAACTTCCCGTCAGAAGAAATGGTCAGGGAGCAGTATGATTACATTGAGCAGGGCATACCGGATATCATCCACACCAGTTCACGGGATGATGAATCTTTTCTGCGGCAGCACGGTTATAAGCCTTTGATGCCGGAACTAGACGGGGGATTCTGGTGCCGGGTGTCGCACGCGGAAAACGAGTCTTCCCCTGAGGAATAA
- a CDS encoding GspE/PulE family protein, which translates to MDTNLTLELFIGRGMIDKSLAKDIKEEMTVSGKELPEVLADFGIIGSKDDIWQMIASDLGTEFITLDNFKPDPNVQNMMPATLVRLHGALPVRHGPEGLYVCLVDPLNPQTVEDLRFALGQDIHVLIAPDYQISERINELYGGESAAMTDLMQELNSMQVNNETEDSAAAPVIRFVDLVITQAIKEKASDIHFEPFEKEFKIRYRVDGSLYEMQPPPVHLSVPVISRVKVMANMNIAERRVPQDGRIVKQVGNRSVDMRVSSLPTQYGESVVLRVLDRSSVNLNLDNLGLPKHIHEYILDTVHKPNGIFIVTGPTGAGKTTTLYAALREINTIDSKVLTAEDPVEYDIDGIIQIPINEAIGLDFPMVLRAFLRQDPDRIMVGEMRDMATAQIAIQASLTGHLVVSTLHTNDSAGAVTRLVDMGCEPFLVAASLEGVLAQRLVRTICPDCRTPYEPSSTILSQLGVSPYELGDKHFYTGRGCDKCSNSGYKGRQGIYELLDINDTLRDMITDRAPSVVLKQKAIEMGMSTLREDGLRNIYSGNTTIEEVLKYT; encoded by the coding sequence ATGGACACCAATCTTACACTGGAACTTTTCATCGGCCGGGGAATGATCGACAAATCCCTGGCGAAGGATATCAAGGAGGAAATGACCGTCTCCGGCAAGGAACTGCCGGAAGTGCTCGCGGATTTCGGCATCATCGGCAGCAAGGACGACATCTGGCAGATGATCGCCAGCGACCTGGGCACGGAATTCATTACGCTGGACAATTTCAAACCGGACCCGAACGTGCAGAACATGATGCCGGCCACGCTCGTGCGCCTGCACGGAGCCCTGCCCGTGCGGCACGGTCCGGAAGGCCTGTACGTCTGCCTGGTGGATCCCCTGAATCCGCAGACGGTGGAAGACCTGCGCTTCGCCCTGGGCCAGGATATCCACGTCCTGATCGCTCCGGACTACCAGATATCCGAACGCATCAATGAGCTGTACGGCGGGGAATCCGCCGCCATGACGGACCTGATGCAGGAACTCAACAGCATGCAGGTCAACAATGAGACGGAAGACTCCGCCGCGGCTCCCGTCATCCGCTTTGTGGACCTGGTCATTACGCAGGCTATTAAGGAAAAGGCTTCCGACATTCACTTTGAGCCCTTTGAAAAGGAATTCAAGATCCGCTACCGCGTGGACGGCTCCCTGTATGAAATGCAGCCCCCGCCCGTGCACCTGTCCGTGCCGGTCATTTCCCGCGTCAAGGTCATGGCGAACATGAACATCGCGGAACGCCGCGTTCCGCAGGACGGGCGAATCGTCAAGCAGGTGGGCAACCGTTCGGTGGACATGCGTGTTTCCTCCCTCCCCACCCAGTACGGTGAATCCGTGGTGCTCCGCGTGCTGGACCGCTCCTCCGTCAACCTGAACCTGGACAACCTGGGCCTGCCCAAGCATATTCATGAATATATCCTGGATACGGTCCACAAGCCAAACGGCATTTTCATCGTCACCGGTCCCACCGGCGCCGGCAAGACCACCACGCTGTACGCCGCCCTGCGGGAAATCAACACCATTGATTCCAAGGTTCTGACGGCGGAAGACCCCGTGGAATACGACATTGACGGCATTATCCAGATTCCGATCAATGAAGCCATCGGCCTGGATTTCCCGATGGTTCTCCGCGCCTTCCTGCGACAGGACCCGGACCGCATCATGGTGGGGGAAATGCGTGACATGGCTACTGCCCAGATCGCCATTCAGGCGTCCCTGACGGGTCACCTGGTGGTCTCCACCCTGCACACGAACGACTCCGCCGGAGCCGTGACCCGCCTGGTGGACATGGGTTGCGAACCTTTCCTGGTGGCCGCCTCCTTGGAAGGGGTGCTGGCCCAGCGCCTGGTGCGCACCATCTGCCCGGACTGCCGTACGCCGTATGAACCTTCCTCCACTATCCTCTCCCAGCTGGGCGTTTCTCCCTATGAACTGGGGGACAAGCACTTCTACACGGGCCGGGGTTGTGACAAGTGCTCCAACTCCGGTTACAAGGGCCGGCAGGGGATTTACGAACTGCTGGATATCAACGATACCCTGCGGGATATGATCACGGACCGCGCCCCCTCCGTGGTGCTGAAGCAGAAAGCCATTGAAATGGGCATGTCCACCCTGCGTGAAGACGGTCTGAGAAACATTTACAGCGGCAATACCACCATTGAAGAAGTGCTGAAGTACACTTAA
- a CDS encoding GspE/PulE family protein: MYSNESYLIELLTQAGYLNEEILQYARSQKSPTQDLVDFLIQANYLTEDVIAQVTASNSLLPVVDLGPMHIPQEVRELITPELARRFRAIPISDDGFSVNIAIDDPLNLETMDSLPQLMGRDIIFSVATHSAVESRLKEFYRDLTVPADAAGIEGEDGDAPIIRLVQQMLTDAFKMRASDIHIEPMENRLRIRYRVDGKLVEVATHPKKLLSPIIARLKVMSTTMSIAEKRMPQDGRIQMNIGGKQVDLRVSSVPSNHGESIVMRILDKSALVLGLPQLGFFSDDEAVFDRLITLPDGIILVTGPTGSGKTTTLYACLNHINRPDKKIITVEDPVEYELSGINQVMVKADIGMTFAAALRAMLRQAPNIIMIGEIRDMETASIAINASLTGHLVFSTLHTNDAPSAVARLADIGIKRFLIASAVRAIMAQRLVRKLCDRCKVDGVLTEKQAHTLNIDMSRLTPGQIKAPHGCDFCRGGGFKGRMGLFEIFEIDDEVRRMINENLTSPQLRKRARELGMRTLREDGVRKVLAGLTSPEEVLNVTMGDAN; the protein is encoded by the coding sequence GTGTACTCCAACGAATCATATCTCATCGAACTTCTTACGCAGGCCGGCTATCTGAATGAAGAGATTCTTCAATACGCGCGCAGTCAAAAATCTCCCACCCAGGACCTGGTTGATTTTCTTATCCAGGCCAATTATCTTACGGAAGACGTCATTGCCCAGGTGACGGCGTCCAATTCCCTGCTGCCCGTCGTGGACCTGGGGCCCATGCATATTCCCCAGGAAGTGCGTGAACTGATCACGCCGGAGCTGGCGCGGCGGTTCCGGGCTATTCCCATTTCCGACGATGGTTTTTCCGTTAATATCGCCATTGACGACCCGCTGAACCTGGAGACCATGGACAGCCTGCCCCAGCTGATGGGGCGCGACATTATTTTCAGCGTAGCCACCCACAGCGCGGTGGAAAGCCGCCTGAAGGAATTTTACCGTGACCTGACCGTTCCGGCAGACGCCGCCGGCATTGAGGGGGAAGACGGTGACGCCCCCATCATCCGCCTGGTGCAGCAGATGCTGACGGACGCCTTCAAAATGCGGGCGTCCGACATTCACATTGAGCCCATGGAAAACCGGCTCCGCATCCGCTACCGCGTGGATGGCAAGCTGGTGGAAGTAGCCACCCACCCCAAGAAGCTGCTCAGCCCCATCATCGCCCGCCTGAAGGTGATGAGCACTACCATGAGCATTGCGGAAAAGCGCATGCCCCAGGACGGACGAATCCAGATGAACATTGGCGGCAAGCAGGTTGACCTCCGTGTGTCTTCCGTCCCCAGCAACCACGGGGAAAGCATCGTCATGCGTATTCTTGACAAATCAGCCCTGGTGCTGGGCCTTCCCCAGCTCGGGTTCTTCTCTGATGATGAAGCCGTGTTTGACCGCCTCATCACCCTGCCGGACGGCATCATCCTGGTAACGGGCCCCACCGGGTCCGGTAAGACTACTACCCTTTACGCGTGCTTGAACCACATCAACCGCCCGGATAAAAAGATCATCACGGTGGAAGACCCCGTGGAATACGAGCTCTCCGGCATCAACCAGGTGATGGTGAAAGCGGACATCGGCATGACCTTCGCCGCAGCCCTGCGCGCCATGCTCCGCCAGGCCCCCAACATCATCATGATCGGGGAAATTCGAGACATGGAAACGGCCAGCATCGCCATCAACGCCTCCCTGACGGGGCACCTGGTGTTCTCCACCCTTCACACTAATGACGCTCCCAGCGCCGTGGCCCGTCTGGCGGACATCGGCATCAAGCGCTTCCTGATCGCTTCCGCCGTGCGCGCCATCATGGCCCAGCGCCTTGTCCGCAAGCTGTGCGACCGCTGCAAGGTGGACGGCGTGCTGACGGAGAAGCAGGCGCATACGCTGAACATTGACATGTCCCGCCTTACTCCGGGGCAGATCAAGGCTCCCCACGGCTGTGACTTCTGCCGAGGCGGCGGGTTCAAGGGACGAATGGGCCTTTTTGAAATTTTCGAGATCGACGACGAAGTGCGCCGCATGATCAACGAGAACCTGACCTCCCCCCAGCTGCGCAAGCGCGCCCGGGAACTCGGCATGAGAACCCTGAGAGAAGACGGCGTGCGCAAGGTGCTGGCCGGGCTCACTTCTCCGGAAGAAGTTCTCAATGTCACCATGGGAGACGCCAACTGA
- a CDS encoding autotransporter outer membrane beta-barrel domain-containing protein: MRLHLPSSLLRYVLAGLLICTFPAASGADYTVNNTQSTMPGSNLYGTLEELRASGLLRAKDTVVLHNDDSTLTGGLNLLINVQSDNTAAARTLDLAGLGATPMFFLKKGDHGADMNSIIWENAGNRVLRVEGFGSNATLNLTGAVTFRNNTGIYDDSTAPGGGAIAIQGQGLASVSLDDNAVFIGNYASSASGEVRGGAVLAFSNDARITLGNGAVFHANYVLASDKAGGAGGAMFTKGGSSSIEIGDDATFTDNYVQAGKSSYGGAIGADRNATSITLGDRATFSGNHISTSADGAASEGGAISTYITIGDASVTLGDRAAFTGNYILAAGTGKGAGGAVAVRANAGPASLTVGAGASFTGNYISASSGDGGAIWMSSGGGCTLGANVSFTGNYIQASSGSGGAIYLKNQQLTIQDGANFTNNYAPTAGGAILINNFGTNATQQFLAQTHDVLFSGNMTGGTFTRNDNGTFTVDGGIANAIHVERLGSLQLAAGEGRNIRFDDPITSGTDYAITLAINRYTDDDGTDHDTSGTVVFSGTRYQGTDAHLVASRYNNFRGKTTVYGGTLELRDGVVFGRTGSMTDTGTSFTLNAGATLRSKGAVNEINAASIVLNGTVDTEGTLLLNGNATASDAMLKTGQGALDLRNTGTNLFTNGVALNEGSILINDMEQIRTGPGAHITGSGTLDIRSAGSVTLSDSLAGFAGTIALTDTRLRPDATGQTVLGTATLRLGSGSELSVTENFSISKLHLAGGTLTVQVDGDASRLEHQLSVSGSLDITSASTLAVSGLKDSLDNITPQPGFLDRDLQELALDGTINADALLVVQAGNVANTTILDLVDADTGEAITGGEEREVTYQDTVTATYSYIAVAGTNEHSGQTGIHLTYGLKELNIHDGKTWVLDAPADPDSDRTLIARITGGGALQLNSDAAGITITSAASHTGGTLINSGLVTAGADNLFSAGILEVKEGATFDTAATAQTNSKGFILQGLLKGDQAFSNTDAMYVFTSAQVESALANTGTLLLANTTGTGQDFQLSGGLEGEGGHVAFEGSGRDTLNLGSLSGSQAFTMNINLAAGTSDRIAIAGEASGTHTVHFILQGGIPSSPSFIHDMITWDSLAEDSNAATLFTGTLDAGFYSYGLKLNAAGNGYDLSPEGYNNLGGVLLNVLGCMSTGWFEQLDTLSKRMGEMRMGADFYRQQDQQARNAGEAPRGHYWARTASGRTDTDLGIAGVCGFTEYQYGADSGADWIVASGRNSMLAAGLFGGYRRSDRRFHDGWGSKGSTDSGYGGLYASWLHSRGWFADAVLKGMSYNAAWTAVQPGGTERGSYDNWGLGMSMEAGRQWSSAGGWFLEPSVQIAWLHSGSTHIVTNQGLEVTGSAADIWQFAGRLRAGRTWSVNGGRQLVQGYVKTGVTQQASNGGEVKAAGNQWRPNTDGTRGMVGCGAAWQLSARDQVHLDYEYVYGDKYDRPWTINLGYTRSF; the protein is encoded by the coding sequence ATGAGACTACATCTTCCTTCCTCTTTGCTCCGCTACGTGCTTGCCGGCCTGCTCATCTGCACCTTCCCGGCCGCATCTGGTGCGGACTACACTGTGAACAACACCCAGTCCACCATGCCGGGCAGCAACCTGTACGGCACATTGGAAGAATTGCGGGCATCCGGTTTGCTGCGTGCCAAAGACACGGTTGTCCTGCATAACGACGACTCCACGCTGACCGGAGGCCTGAATCTTCTCATTAACGTTCAGTCCGACAACACGGCGGCAGCGCGCACGCTGGATCTGGCTGGACTGGGAGCAACTCCCATGTTTTTCCTGAAGAAAGGAGACCATGGCGCTGACATGAATTCCATTATCTGGGAGAATGCGGGCAACCGGGTTCTGCGTGTGGAGGGATTCGGCAGCAATGCCACTCTGAATCTTACCGGAGCGGTCACGTTCCGCAACAATACGGGAATTTACGATGATTCCACCGCTCCGGGCGGCGGCGCGATTGCCATTCAGGGTCAAGGTCTCGCTTCAGTCTCGCTGGATGACAATGCCGTTTTCATCGGAAATTACGCATCTTCCGCAAGCGGAGAGGTTAGAGGAGGCGCAGTTCTGGCGTTCTCCAACGACGCCCGGATCACTCTGGGCAACGGCGCTGTTTTCCATGCCAACTATGTTTTGGCGTCAGACAAAGCAGGCGGCGCGGGCGGCGCAATGTTTACCAAGGGCGGTTCCTCCTCCATTGAAATAGGCGATGACGCCACGTTCACCGACAACTATGTCCAGGCCGGCAAGTCCAGCTACGGAGGAGCGATAGGAGCCGATAGAAACGCCACCTCCATTACCCTGGGAGACCGCGCGACTTTCAGCGGTAACCATATTTCCACCTCGGCAGACGGAGCAGCCAGTGAAGGCGGAGCGATCAGTACCTACATCACGATCGGAGACGCCTCCGTCACGCTGGGAGACAGAGCCGCCTTTACCGGGAATTACATCTTGGCCGCCGGAACGGGAAAAGGAGCCGGCGGGGCGGTTGCGGTGCGGGCAAATGCAGGCCCTGCATCCCTCACCGTTGGGGCGGGTGCAAGCTTCACGGGCAATTATATCTCCGCGTCATCCGGTGACGGAGGTGCAATCTGGATGTCTTCAGGGGGGGGCTGCACGCTGGGAGCCAACGTTTCCTTCACCGGAAATTACATTCAGGCGTCTTCCGGCAGCGGCGGAGCGATTTACCTGAAGAATCAGCAGCTGACCATTCAGGACGGGGCGAATTTTACGAACAATTACGCGCCCACGGCAGGGGGAGCCATCCTGATCAACAATTTCGGCACCAACGCCACCCAGCAATTCCTGGCGCAGACCCACGACGTTCTTTTCAGCGGCAATATGACAGGGGGAACCTTCACGCGCAACGATAACGGAACGTTTACCGTAGACGGGGGAATAGCCAACGCCATCCATGTTGAAAGGTTAGGCTCTTTGCAATTGGCGGCCGGAGAAGGACGGAACATCCGGTTTGACGACCCGATCACCTCAGGGACGGACTACGCAATAACGCTCGCGATCAACCGGTATACGGATGACGACGGGACTGATCACGACACCTCCGGCACGGTCGTCTTCAGCGGAACACGCTATCAGGGTACGGACGCCCATCTGGTTGCCAGCCGTTACAACAACTTCCGGGGAAAGACCACTGTATACGGAGGCACGCTGGAACTCAGGGACGGAGTCGTTTTCGGCCGCACGGGGAGCATGACGGACACGGGAACCTCCTTTACGCTTAATGCCGGAGCCACTCTTCGAAGCAAAGGCGCCGTCAATGAGATCAACGCCGCCTCGATCGTTCTCAACGGCACGGTAGACACCGAAGGCACGCTCCTGCTGAACGGAAACGCCACAGCCTCCGACGCAATGCTCAAAACCGGACAGGGAGCCCTTGACCTGAGGAATACCGGAACCAATCTGTTCACGAACGGAGTTGCGCTCAACGAAGGCAGCATCCTGATTAACGACATGGAACAGATTCGGACCGGCCCAGGCGCGCACATCACAGGTTCCGGCACACTGGACATCCGGTCCGCAGGTTCCGTAACCCTCTCGGATTCGCTGGCCGGATTTGCCGGAACCATCGCCTTGACAGATACCCGGCTCCGTCCGGACGCCACAGGACAAACCGTGCTCGGCACCGCAACCCTGCGGCTCGGAAGCGGCTCCGAACTTTCCGTTACGGAAAATTTTTCCATCAGCAAGCTGCATCTGGCCGGAGGAACGCTCACCGTCCAGGTGGACGGTGACGCTTCCCGGCTGGAACACCAGCTCTCCGTCTCCGGCAGTCTTGACATCACGTCGGCATCAACGCTGGCCGTCTCCGGTCTGAAAGACAGTCTGGACAACATAACTCCCCAGCCGGGCTTCCTGGACCGCGATCTTCAGGAATTGGCTCTGGATGGCACCATCAACGCGGACGCCCTGCTGGTGGTACAAGCCGGAAACGTCGCGAATACAACTATTCTGGACTTGGTGGACGCCGATACGGGCGAGGCCATCACAGGTGGCGAGGAACGCGAAGTTACCTACCAGGATACCGTTACCGCGACCTACAGCTATATTGCCGTAGCCGGCACCAATGAGCACAGCGGCCAGACAGGTATCCACCTCACCTACGGACTCAAGGAATTGAACATCCACGATGGGAAAACCTGGGTTCTGGACGCTCCGGCCGATCCGGACAGCGACCGGACGCTCATCGCCCGGATTACAGGCGGCGGCGCGCTGCAGCTGAATAGCGACGCGGCCGGCATCACCATCACCTCCGCTGCGAGCCACACGGGGGGAACCCTCATCAACTCCGGCCTGGTCACTGCCGGAGCGGACAACCTCTTCAGCGCCGGAATCCTGGAGGTCAAGGAAGGTGCAACATTCGACACGGCCGCCACCGCACAAACCAACAGCAAAGGATTTATTCTGCAAGGCTTGCTCAAGGGCGACCAGGCATTCTCCAACACGGACGCCATGTATGTCTTCACCAGCGCACAGGTGGAATCGGCGCTTGCCAACACCGGAACGCTCCTATTGGCCAATACAACGGGTACAGGGCAGGACTTCCAGCTTTCGGGAGGCCTGGAGGGCGAGGGAGGGCATGTAGCCTTTGAAGGAAGCGGCCGTGACACATTGAATCTCGGCTCCCTCTCCGGATCGCAGGCCTTTACAATGAACATCAACCTGGCCGCCGGAACGAGCGACCGCATCGCCATCGCCGGGGAGGCTTCCGGCACGCACACGGTTCATTTCATCCTGCAAGGCGGCATTCCCTCCTCTCCGTCCTTCATACACGACATGATTACATGGGACAGTCTGGCGGAAGACAGTAATGCGGCCACGCTCTTTACTGGAACGCTGGATGCGGGTTTTTACTCCTACGGCCTTAAACTCAACGCCGCAGGCAATGGATACGACCTGTCGCCGGAGGGCTACAACAACCTGGGCGGCGTACTGCTCAATGTGCTTGGCTGCATGAGTACGGGATGGTTTGAACAGCTTGACACCCTCTCCAAACGCATGGGAGAGATGCGCATGGGAGCGGACTTTTACAGGCAGCAGGACCAACAGGCCAGGAACGCCGGAGAGGCGCCCAGGGGGCACTACTGGGCGCGCACGGCTTCCGGACGCACGGACACGGACCTGGGCATCGCCGGAGTATGCGGCTTTACGGAATACCAGTATGGGGCGGACAGCGGCGCGGACTGGATTGTTGCATCCGGGAGAAACAGCATGCTGGCTGCCGGCCTCTTCGGAGGATATCGCCGGAGTGACCGCCGCTTCCATGACGGCTGGGGAAGCAAGGGCAGCACGGACAGCGGTTACGGAGGCCTTTACGCCTCATGGCTGCACAGCAGGGGGTGGTTTGCGGACGCGGTTCTCAAGGGAATGAGCTACAATGCCGCATGGACCGCGGTCCAGCCCGGGGGCACGGAACGGGGCAGCTATGACAACTGGGGATTGGGAATGAGCATGGAAGCCGGGCGGCAGTGGAGCAGTGCCGGAGGATGGTTCCTGGAACCCTCCGTGCAAATCGCATGGCTCCATTCCGGCTCCACGCATATCGTCACGAACCAGGGCCTGGAAGTGACGGGAAGCGCAGCCGACATCTGGCAATTTGCCGGACGCCTGCGAGCCGGACGCACATGGAGCGTCAACGGAGGCAGGCAGCTGGTGCAGGGTTACGTGAAAACCGGTGTTACGCAGCAGGCAAGCAATGGCGGTGAAGTAAAGGCCGCCGGCAACCAGTGGCGTCCGAATACGGATGGAACCCGCGGCATGGTTGGCTGCGGCGCGGCATGGCAGCTCAGCGCCCGCGATCAGGTGCACCTGGACTACGAATATGTCTACGGAGACAAATACGATCGTCCCTGGACGATCAATTTGGGATATACGCGGAGCTTTTAG